The genomic interval GAGCAGTCGCTGTTGCAGGCCCTGCTGCACAACCGTGGCCGGGTGCTCTCCACCGAACAGTTGAAGGACAGCGTCTACGGATTCAACGACGAGCTGGAAAGCAACGCGCTCAACGTGCACATCCACCACCTGCGCAGCAAGCTGGGCAAAGGCATTGTGGAGACCGTGCGCGGCCTGGGCTACCGCCTGGGCCCGGCCGACGGCGGAGATTCCGACAAGTGATGAGCCTGCGCCTGCGCCTGAGCCTGACCCTCGGCGCCGCCTTCGCGCTGATCTGGGCCCTGGCCGCCGCCTGGATGCTCAGCGACCTGCGCAACCAGATGATGTTCTCCCTCGACCAGCGCCTGGTGGCGTCGGCGCGGATGGTCGCGGGGCTGCTGGAGCAGTTGCCGGCGTTGCCGGGCAAGGGCGAGGGCACCCATTTCAGCGCCGAGCAACTGAACATCCCTGGCGGCATGGCCTGCCAGGTCAGCTCGCTGCGCGGCGAGATCCTCGCCCGCAGCCACAACAACCCGGAACAGGCGCTGGAAGCCGAGAAAATGGGTTTCCACGACCAGATGATCGACGGCGCGCCGTGGCGCACCTTCACCCTGGCCCGGGGCGACGTGCGGATCACCACGGCGGACCGGGTGATCGAGCGCGAGGCCCTGAACATGTCGATCCTGCTGGCGGCCTCGGTGCCGGTGGGCGTGGCGCTGCTAGGCTGCCTGTGCCTGCTGTGGCTGGGGATCGGCCAGGGGCTGACGCCGCTCAACCGCCTGCGCGAAGCCTTGATGCGGCGCAACGCCGATTCGCTGGAACCGCTGCAGATCCAGGCGTTCCCCAGCGAGCTGAAACCGCTGCTCGAAACCCAGAACCAGCTGTTCCTGCGCATCGGCAAGACCATCGAGCGCGAACGCCGGCTGACCGGCGACGCCGCCCATGAGCTGCGCAGCCCGCTGACGGCGATCAAGACCCACCTGCAAGTGGCGCGCATGACCGAAGGCAACGCCCGCGACCAGTCCCTGGCCCGGGCCGAGGAGGGTGCCGACCGGCTGCACCGCACCCTTGAGCAACTGCTGTTGCTCGCCCGGGTGGAGGGCAGCCTGTCGTTCGATGACGGCGTGCAGTGCAGCGCCGAGCAAGTGGCGAAACTGGCGATCCAGGATTC from Pseudomonas ekonensis carries:
- a CDS encoding ATP-binding protein, which gives rise to MSLRLRLSLTLGAAFALIWALAAAWMLSDLRNQMMFSLDQRLVASARMVAGLLEQLPALPGKGEGTHFSAEQLNIPGGMACQVSSLRGEILARSHNNPEQALEAEKMGFHDQMIDGAPWRTFTLARGDVRITTADRVIEREALNMSILLAASVPVGVALLGCLCLLWLGIGQGLTPLNRLREALMRRNADSLEPLQIQAFPSELKPLLETQNQLFLRIGKTIERERRLTGDAAHELRSPLTAIKTHLQVARMTEGNARDQSLARAEEGADRLHRTLEQLLLLARVEGSLSFDDGVQCSAEQVAKLAIQDSASDQRQRIRLHLPERLSAAPLQMPAVLSIAALRNLLDNALRHTPADGPVELSLETSGNRVRFVVRDHGPGIAPDDLQHLTQRFWRNGQSTGCGLGLAIVQAIVQRCACTLHFDSRPDGLRVELTMPLQPA